A single genomic interval of Nitratidesulfovibrio sp. SRB-5 harbors:
- a CDS encoding Fur family transcriptional regulator has protein sequence MTNTTDPRARLEHAGLEATPRRIAVLEALAALPHAPAAQELLDAVRRTTRMDKVTLYRTLDLLVEAGILQRHSGADGTFRHCMAPAGENAPHGHFQCTRCGVMTCLPPLPAALDAAALLPAGVIVEHVEVRLDGVCGRCQRG, from the coding sequence ATGACCAATACGACAGATCCCCGCGCCCGGCTGGAACACGCCGGGCTGGAAGCCACTCCCCGCCGCATCGCCGTGCTGGAGGCGCTGGCCGCCCTGCCCCATGCCCCTGCGGCGCAGGAACTGCTGGACGCGGTGCGCCGCACCACCCGCATGGACAAGGTAACCCTGTACCGCACCCTGGACCTGCTGGTGGAGGCGGGCATCCTGCAACGCCACAGCGGGGCCGACGGCACCTTCCGGCACTGTATGGCCCCGGCGGGGGAAAACGCGCCGCACGGCCATTTCCAGTGCACCCGCTGCGGGGTGATGACCTGCCTGCCCCCGCTGCCTGCGGCGCTGGATGCCGCCGCCCTGCTGCCCGCCGGAGTTATCGTGGAGCACGTGGAGGTGCGCCTGGACGGGGTGTGCGGGCGGTGTCAAAGAGGCTGA
- a CDS encoding metal ABC transporter permease → MLDALSYDFMQQALAASLLASIACGVIGTLVVVNRLVFLAGGVSHAAYGGVGLAFHYGWPVLPSAIGFSVASSMLMAGVALKRPEKADTAIGVLWAAGMAFGIILIDLTPGYKADLMSFLFGSILAVPLTDLYLMAALDAVLLAVVALCHQTLLVASFDREFAEARGLPVRTAHYLVVGMTAVGVVMLIRVVGLVLVMALLTIPPFIAARSARSLPSMMAAATAWSTVFCVGGLALAYRWDVTSGAAIIAVASAGFMAVSGVGMLRRAMGKQSIPR, encoded by the coding sequence ATGCTCGACGCGCTTTCCTACGACTTCATGCAGCAGGCCCTGGCCGCATCGCTGCTGGCCAGCATCGCCTGCGGGGTCATCGGCACCCTGGTGGTGGTGAACCGGCTGGTGTTCCTGGCGGGCGGGGTGTCACACGCGGCCTACGGCGGCGTGGGGCTGGCCTTCCATTACGGCTGGCCGGTGCTGCCCAGCGCCATCGGCTTTTCCGTGGCCTCGTCCATGCTCATGGCCGGGGTGGCCCTGAAGCGGCCCGAAAAGGCCGACACGGCCATCGGCGTGCTGTGGGCGGCGGGCATGGCCTTCGGGATCATCCTCATAGACCTTACCCCCGGCTACAAGGCCGACCTGATGAGTTTTCTGTTCGGGTCCATCCTGGCCGTGCCGCTGACCGACCTGTACCTGATGGCCGCACTGGACGCCGTCCTGCTGGCCGTGGTGGCCCTGTGCCACCAGACCCTGCTGGTGGCCTCCTTCGATCGCGAGTTCGCCGAGGCGCGCGGCCTGCCCGTGCGCACCGCCCACTATCTGGTGGTGGGCATGACGGCAGTGGGCGTGGTGATGCTGATCCGCGTGGTGGGGCTGGTGCTGGTCATGGCCCTGCTGACCATACCTCCGTTCATCGCGGCGCGCTCGGCCCGCTCGCTGCCATCCATGATGGCCGCCGCCACCGCCTGGAGCACCGTGTTCTGCGTGGGCGGGCTGGCCCTGGCCTACCGCTGGGACGTGACCTCCGGCGCGGCCATCATCGCCGTGGCTTCGGCAGGATTCATGGCCGTGTCCGGCGTGGGCATGCTGCGCCGGGCGATGGGAAAACAGTCGATACCACGCTGA
- a CDS encoding metal ABC transporter ATP-binding protein, translating into MHMPSSASGMPDAPHTPHEPVIAVRDLCFAYGDEPVLDHVDLTVERGEFLAVLGPNGGGKTTLLKLLLGLLTPRSGSVALFGGAPRAALPRIGYVPQYSTARLDFPVTVLDVVLMGLAGTRRGLLGRHWSRDAASIDRAREALDQVGLSGMEQRMVGALSGGQRQRAVVARALMAQPELLLLDEPTASIDPQGSFCFFEFLGTLRGPHTLVVVSHDLSIATSTFSNVAFVNRTLVHSRGAGLTPDMLTMLYGHHEKTCPMGAFISSVSGLFPVLPRMDELKPSDATPPVSPGAPDAPGAADAAPSPVAKDA; encoded by the coding sequence ATGCACATGCCCTCCAGTGCGTCCGGCATGCCGGACGCACCGCATACACCGCATGAACCGGTCATCGCCGTGCGCGACCTGTGCTTCGCCTACGGCGATGAACCGGTGCTGGACCACGTGGACCTTACCGTGGAGCGCGGCGAATTCCTGGCCGTGCTCGGCCCCAACGGCGGCGGCAAGACCACCCTGCTCAAACTGCTGCTGGGCCTGCTGACCCCGCGTTCCGGCAGCGTGGCGCTGTTTGGCGGCGCGCCGCGTGCTGCGTTGCCGCGCATCGGCTACGTGCCGCAATACTCCACGGCCCGGCTGGATTTTCCCGTCACCGTGCTGGACGTGGTGCTGATGGGCCTTGCGGGCACCCGGCGCGGCCTGCTGGGGCGTCACTGGTCACGCGATGCCGCGTCCATCGACCGCGCCCGCGAGGCGCTGGACCAGGTGGGCCTTTCCGGCATGGAACAACGCATGGTGGGCGCGCTTTCCGGCGGGCAGCGCCAGCGGGCCGTGGTGGCCCGCGCCCTGATGGCCCAGCCGGAACTGCTGCTGCTGGACGAGCCCACCGCCTCCATCGACCCGCAGGGCTCGTTCTGCTTCTTCGAATTCCTGGGCACCCTGCGCGGGCCGCACACCCTGGTGGTGGTCAGCCACGACCTGTCCATCGCCACGTCCACCTTCTCCAACGTGGCCTTCGTCAACCGCACCCTGGTGCACAGCCGGGGCGCGGGTCTGACCCCGGACATGCTGACCATGCTCTACGGCCACCACGAAAAGACCTGCCCCATGGGGGCGTTCATATCCTCCGTGTCCGGGCTGTTCCCGGTGCTGCCGCGTATGGACGAGCTGAAGCCTTCCGACGCCACGCCCCCCGTTTCCCCCGGCGCTCCCGACGCCCCAGGCGCTGCGGACGCCGCACCCTCCCCCGTCGCAAAGGACGCCTGA
- a CDS encoding metal ABC transporter solute-binding protein, Zn/Mn family, with translation MNTPLALAKATPSRFARLARYARLARYAREARFGLCALFFPLLLSGLLAAPGSPAVAPASAAATVQVAVSILPQKYFIQRIAGDLAEVTVMVPPGADPHTYEPKPSQMRGLAGAKLYMTIGVPFEKSWLDRIMAAGGKDMTVVRLEKGIDLLPQDEHVLDEGHEGEAADAHHHDHEGGDPHIWLSPALVKMMAGSIKAALVKADPAHAAVYRANHDAFVRELDELDLHINGLFENVPENRRRFMVFHPAWSYFAHNYNLREVAIEVEGREPGPRQLTRIVEFARKEKIEALFVQPQFSKRGAETIARNVGAKLIEADPLAEDWAANIRRVAEAMAQTLNHPLGK, from the coding sequence ATGAACACTCCCCTTGCCCTTGCGAAAGCCACCCCGTCCCGGTTTGCCCGGCTTGCCAGATATGCCCGGCTTGCCAGATATGCCCGGGAAGCGCGGTTCGGGCTGTGCGCCCTGTTCTTCCCGCTCCTGCTGTCCGGCCTGCTTGCCGCGCCCGGCTCCCCCGCCGTTGCGCCCGCCAGCGCCGCTGCCACCGTGCAGGTGGCGGTCAGCATCCTGCCGCAGAAGTATTTCATCCAGCGCATTGCGGGCGACCTGGCCGAGGTGACGGTAATGGTGCCCCCCGGTGCCGACCCGCACACCTACGAGCCGAAACCCAGCCAGATGCGCGGGCTTGCCGGCGCCAAACTGTACATGACCATCGGCGTGCCCTTCGAAAAATCCTGGCTGGACCGCATCATGGCGGCGGGCGGCAAGGACATGACCGTGGTGCGCCTGGAAAAGGGCATCGACCTTTTGCCGCAGGACGAGCATGTTCTGGATGAGGGGCACGAAGGCGAGGCCGCCGACGCCCACCACCACGACCACGAAGGCGGCGATCCGCACATCTGGCTGTCTCCCGCGCTGGTCAAGATGATGGCCGGTTCCATCAAGGCCGCGCTGGTCAAGGCCGACCCGGCCCACGCCGCCGTGTACCGCGCCAACCACGACGCCTTCGTGCGCGAGCTGGACGAACTGGACCTGCACATCAACGGCCTGTTCGAGAACGTGCCCGAAAACCGCCGCCGCTTCATGGTCTTTCACCCGGCGTGGAGCTACTTCGCCCACAACTACAACCTGCGCGAAGTGGCCATTGAAGTGGAAGGCCGCGAGCCCGGGCCCAGGCAGTTGACCCGCATCGTGGAGTTCGCCAGGAAGGAAAAGATCGAAGCCCTTTTCGTCCAGCCGCAATTCTCGAAGCGCGGCGCGGAAACCATCGCCCGCAACGTGGGGGCAAAGCTCATCGAGGCCGACCCGCTGGCCGAAGACTGGGCCGCCAACATCCGCCGCGTGGCCGAAGCCATGGCCCAAACCCTGAACCACCCCCTCGGCAAGTAG
- the ispG gene encoding flavodoxin-dependent (E)-4-hydroxy-3-methylbut-2-enyl-diphosphate synthase, protein MTIERRRTREVRIGSVRIGGDNPVVVQSMANTDTRDVDATVAQIRALAAVGCEVVRLAVLNEAAAAAIGPIRAASPVPLVADIHFDHRLAVAALEAGVDALRINPGNIGGEANVARVVDAARARGACIRVGVNSGSVEKHLLERFGGPTPEAMVESALGHVRMLEDRGFGDIKISLKSSSVLHTIDAYRVLAERCDYPLHIGVTEAGTMLRGSVKSSVGLGVLLWLGIGDTLRVSLTSDPVEEIPVAWEILRSLGLRHRGPEIISCPTCGRTEIGLISLAQEVERRLAGETENFKVAVMGCAVNGPGEAREADIGIAGGRDKGIIFRKGEIIRTVKGGANLLAAFMEELDTFLAERKAARKDS, encoded by the coding sequence ATGACCATCGAACGCAGGCGGACCCGCGAGGTCCGCATCGGCTCCGTGCGCATCGGGGGGGACAACCCCGTGGTGGTGCAGAGCATGGCCAACACCGACACGCGCGACGTGGACGCCACCGTGGCGCAAATCCGCGCGCTGGCCGCCGTGGGGTGCGAGGTGGTGCGCCTTGCCGTGCTGAACGAGGCGGCTGCGGCGGCCATCGGCCCCATTCGCGCCGCATCGCCCGTGCCGTTGGTGGCGGACATCCATTTCGACCACCGCCTGGCCGTGGCCGCGCTGGAAGCAGGCGTGGACGCCCTGCGCATCAACCCCGGCAACATCGGGGGCGAGGCCAACGTGGCCCGCGTGGTGGACGCGGCCCGCGCGCGTGGCGCGTGCATCCGGGTGGGGGTCAATTCCGGCTCTGTGGAAAAACACCTGCTGGAACGCTTTGGCGGGCCCACGCCCGAAGCCATGGTGGAAAGCGCCCTCGGCCATGTGCGCATGCTGGAGGACCGGGGCTTCGGCGACATCAAGATATCGCTGAAATCCTCGTCGGTGTTGCACACCATAGACGCCTACCGCGTGCTGGCCGAACGGTGCGACTACCCCCTGCACATCGGCGTGACAGAGGCGGGCACCATGCTGCGCGGGTCGGTCAAGTCGTCCGTGGGCCTTGGCGTGCTGCTGTGGCTGGGCATTGGCGACACGCTGCGCGTATCGCTGACCAGCGACCCGGTGGAGGAAATCCCCGTGGCGTGGGAAATTCTGCGCTCGCTGGGGCTGCGCCACCGGGGGCCGGAAATCATCTCCTGCCCGACATGCGGGCGCACCGAAATAGGGCTCATCAGCCTTGCGCAGGAAGTGGAGCGCCGCCTCGCGGGCGAGACGGAAAACTTCAAGGTGGCCGTCATGGGCTGCGCCGTCAACGGCCCCGGTGAAGCGCGCGAGGCCGACATCGGCATTGCGGGCGGGCGCGACAAGGGCATCATCTTCCGCAAGGGAGAGATCATACGAACAGTCAAGGGCGGCGCGAACCTGCTCGCCGCCTTCATGGAAGAACTCGATACGTTCCTTGCCGAACGCAAGGCAGCCAGAAAGGACAGCTGA
- a CDS encoding proline--tRNA ligase: MRWSNCYIPTLKEAPADAEVVSHKLLTRAGMVRKLTSGIYIYLPLGLKAIEKTAAIVREEMNRAGALELSMPMVQPADLWQESGRWEFYGKELLRFQDRNGRDYCLGPTHEEVITDLVRGEVRSYRQLPINLYQIQTKFRDEIRPRFGLMRGREFIMKDAYSFDRDEAGADKSYRAMYEAYQQVFKRLGLRFRAVEADSGSIGGSFSHEFMVLADTGEDTIAACTGCEYAANVERAEVAAPAVPASLPAVGAIEEVPTPGKHTVEEVCAFLGVPQSALVKTLILVADGKPVAALVRGDRELNDVKLKNLLKCDELELATPELVQQVTGAPVGFAGPVGLNVERVFADHELLASDGWITGANKGDTHLRNVSLPRDARIERYADLRVITPADACPRCGQPIELTRGIEVGHVFKLGTKYSEPLKCTFLDEDGKEKVMVMGCYGIGVSRVVASCIEQNHDADGIVFPPPIAPFEAVLCCLDPKNGETLGKAEEFYAELKAQGVDVILDDRDERPGVKFKDADLVGMPLQLVVGGKGLARGIVEAKDRRTGEKTELPVEGFAEAFRTWRAAVRAGWGL; this comes from the coding sequence ATGCGCTGGAGCAATTGCTACATCCCCACCCTGAAGGAAGCCCCGGCAGACGCCGAGGTGGTCAGCCACAAGCTGCTCACCCGCGCGGGCATGGTCCGCAAGCTTACCTCGGGCATCTACATCTACTTGCCGCTTGGCCTGAAGGCCATCGAGAAGACCGCCGCCATCGTGCGCGAGGAAATGAACCGCGCGGGCGCACTGGAACTTTCCATGCCCATGGTGCAGCCCGCCGACCTGTGGCAGGAATCGGGCCGCTGGGAATTCTACGGCAAGGAACTGCTGCGCTTTCAGGACCGCAATGGCCGCGACTATTGCCTTGGACCCACGCACGAGGAAGTCATCACCGACCTCGTGCGTGGCGAGGTGCGCTCGTACCGCCAGCTGCCCATCAACCTGTACCAGATACAGACCAAGTTCCGCGACGAGATCCGCCCGCGCTTCGGCCTGATGCGCGGTCGCGAGTTCATCATGAAGGACGCCTATTCCTTCGACCGTGACGAGGCCGGGGCCGACAAGAGCTACCGGGCCATGTACGAGGCCTATCAGCAGGTGTTCAAGCGCCTTGGCCTGCGCTTCCGCGCGGTGGAGGCGGATTCCGGTTCCATCGGCGGCAGCTTCTCGCACGAGTTCATGGTGCTGGCCGACACCGGCGAAGACACCATCGCCGCCTGCACCGGCTGCGAGTACGCGGCCAACGTGGAGCGCGCCGAGGTGGCCGCCCCTGCGGTACCCGCCTCGCTGCCCGCCGTGGGCGCCATCGAAGAAGTGCCCACCCCCGGCAAGCACACCGTGGAAGAGGTGTGCGCCTTCCTCGGCGTGCCGCAGTCCGCGCTGGTCAAGACGCTGATCCTGGTGGCCGACGGCAAGCCCGTGGCCGCGCTGGTGCGCGGCGACCGCGAACTGAACGACGTGAAGCTGAAGAACCTGCTCAAGTGCGACGAACTGGAGCTTGCCACGCCCGAACTGGTGCAGCAGGTCACCGGCGCGCCCGTGGGCTTTGCCGGTCCCGTGGGCCTGAACGTGGAACGCGTCTTCGCCGACCACGAACTGCTGGCCTCCGACGGGTGGATCACCGGCGCCAACAAGGGCGACACCCACCTGCGCAACGTCAGTCTGCCCCGCGACGCCAGGATCGAACGCTACGCCGACCTGCGCGTGATCACCCCCGCCGACGCCTGCCCGCGTTGTGGCCAGCCCATCGAGCTGACGCGCGGCATCGAGGTGGGCCACGTGTTCAAGCTGGGCACCAAGTACAGCGAACCCCTGAAGTGCACCTTCCTTGACGAAGACGGCAAGGAAAAGGTCATGGTCATGGGCTGTTACGGCATCGGCGTGTCGCGCGTGGTGGCCTCGTGCATCGAGCAGAACCACGACGCCGACGGCATCGTGTTCCCGCCGCCCATCGCCCCCTTCGAGGCCGTGCTGTGCTGCCTGGACCCCAAGAACGGCGAGACCCTGGGCAAGGCCGAGGAGTTCTATGCCGAACTCAAGGCCCAGGGCGTGGACGTCATCCTGGACGACCGCGACGAGCGCCCCGGCGTCAAGTTCAAGGACGCCGACCTCGTGGGCATGCCCCTGCAACTGGTGGTCGGCGGCAAGGGCCTGGCGCGCGGCATCGTGGAAGCCAAGGACCGCCGCACCGGCGAAAAGACCGAACTGCCCGTGGAAGGCTTCGCCGAAGCCTTCCGCACCTGGCGCGCCGCCGTGCGCGCGGGCTGGGGGCTGTAA
- the xseA gene encoding exodeoxyribonuclease VII large subunit: MSTIYTVGELTRAIRAAVEGGFPFVWVRGQVSNLSRPASGHCYFALKDEDAVLNCVWFRGNQRDAEHFDPMTGEVFEDGPRPGLARTMANGQELLCAGRLTVYPPRGGYQLVVEMAQDAGLGRLHAQFEALKARLAERGYFDAARKRPLPRHPERVAVITAPGGAAVRDFLRMADERGWGCEIRIHPVPVQGDEAPPRIAAALAEVAAQGWAQVAVLIRGGGSLEDLWAFNDERVATAVFGSPLPVLAGIGHEVDHTMADMTADVRAATPTHAAQLLWPERRELAQRVDELEMALTRGMERRFARLDEQLGALLRGLAWLSPERALARLDERFADAAARLGRAWEMLARRDAARLDAADAALARTLGPEAWERRERAVDALEARLRWAGERAVTGREHELERCALRLDALDPLRPLERGYSLVRRADGGFLRSVAEVAPGDALAVLVRDGEVDVTVRGARPGGMLEQGGAGDAGRTAGNGGNAGTGATERGAGDIS, encoded by the coding sequence ATGAGCACCATCTACACCGTGGGTGAATTGACCCGGGCCATCCGGGCCGCCGTGGAGGGCGGATTTCCCTTTGTGTGGGTGCGCGGGCAGGTGAGCAACCTGTCGCGCCCGGCCTCGGGGCATTGCTATTTCGCGCTTAAGGACGAGGACGCGGTGTTGAACTGCGTGTGGTTCCGGGGCAACCAGCGCGACGCGGAACATTTCGACCCCATGACCGGCGAAGTGTTCGAGGACGGGCCGCGCCCCGGCCTTGCGCGCACCATGGCCAACGGCCAGGAGTTGCTGTGCGCGGGGCGGCTGACGGTGTACCCGCCGCGCGGCGGCTACCAGCTGGTGGTCGAAATGGCGCAGGACGCGGGCCTGGGGCGGCTGCACGCGCAGTTCGAGGCGCTGAAGGCCCGCCTTGCCGAGCGGGGATATTTCGACGCGGCGCGCAAGCGTCCGCTGCCGCGCCATCCGGAACGGGTGGCGGTGATCACGGCCCCAGGCGGGGCGGCGGTGCGCGATTTTCTGCGCATGGCGGACGAGCGCGGCTGGGGCTGCGAGATACGCATCCACCCGGTGCCGGTGCAGGGCGACGAGGCACCCCCGCGCATTGCGGCGGCGCTGGCCGAGGTGGCCGCGCAGGGCTGGGCGCAGGTGGCGGTGCTGATCCGGGGCGGCGGTTCGCTGGAAGACCTATGGGCCTTCAACGACGAGCGGGTTGCCACGGCGGTGTTCGGCAGCCCCTTGCCGGTGCTGGCGGGCATCGGCCACGAGGTGGACCACACCATGGCCGACATGACCGCCGACGTGCGCGCGGCCACGCCCACCCATGCGGCGCAGTTGCTGTGGCCGGAACGGCGCGAACTGGCGCAGCGCGTGGACGAACTGGAAATGGCCCTGACGCGCGGCATGGAACGCCGCTTTGCCCGGCTGGACGAACAGCTGGGTGCGCTGCTGCGCGGGCTGGCCTGGCTGTCGCCGGAACGGGCGCTGGCCCGGCTGGACGAACGTTTTGCCGACGCGGCGGCCCGTTTGGGCCGGGCGTGGGAGATGCTGGCCCGGCGCGATGCGGCGCGGCTGGACGCGGCGGACGCGGCACTGGCCCGCACGCTGGGGCCGGAGGCGTGGGAGCGGCGTGAGCGCGCCGTGGACGCGCTGGAAGCGCGCCTGCGCTGGGCGGGCGAACGCGCCGTGACCGGGCGCGAACACGAGTTGGAACGTTGCGCCCTGCGGCTGGACGCGCTGGACCCGCTGCGCCCGCTGGAGCGCGGCTACAGCCTGGTGCGCCGGGCCGACGGCGGCTTTCTGCGCAGCGTGGCCGAGGTTGCCCCCGGCGATGCGCTGGCCGTGCTGGTGCGCGACGGCGAGGTGGACGTGACCGTGCGCGGCGCGCGGCCCGGAGGGATGCTGGAGCAGGGCGGCGCGGGCGATGCTGGCCGCACCGCAGGAAACGGCGGCAATGCCGGAACGGGCGCCACGGAGCGGGGCGCCGGAGATATTTCGTGA
- a CDS encoding M23 family metallopeptidase: protein MQCFPCAGGDGRGAARLWAVLVAGRGLAVLLVALSVLSSALLVGVSAMPARAAVLSLDAPESTGDGKPFVVTVAADAPGDVVLDWRGQAVTVPVAPADAGSASPADPVRWIGQAILAVPLDTKPGTETLRARVAGQPKAAPAVTRAVAVVRAAYPEQRLTVEGKYVNPDKTALDRHEAERVRVKAALALRTPERLWALPMARPVPGDVSSLFGLRRVFNGEPRAPHRGLDLRGEAGELVKACAAGRVVLAENHYFAGNSVYIDHGMGVVSMYFHLLAMDVAPGQMVARDQVIGKVGSTGRVTGPHLHFGMAVLGDMVDPQVLLDNAPANTGASTRE from the coding sequence ATGCAGTGTTTTCCGTGTGCCGGGGGGGATGGCCGGGGAGCCGCCCGCCTGTGGGCGGTGCTGGTGGCGGGTCGCGGTCTGGCCGTGTTGTTGGTCGCGTTGTCGGTACTGTCGTCGGCCTTGCTGGTGGGGGTATCGGCCATGCCCGCCCGGGCGGCGGTGCTGTCTTTGGATGCCCCGGAATCCACCGGCGACGGCAAGCCCTTCGTGGTCACGGTGGCGGCGGATGCGCCGGGCGACGTGGTGCTGGACTGGCGCGGCCAGGCCGTCACCGTGCCCGTGGCGCCTGCTGACGCCGGGTCTGCTAGCCCTGCCGATCCTGTCCGCTGGATTGGTCAGGCCATCCTGGCCGTGCCGCTGGACACCAAACCGGGTACGGAGACGTTGCGCGCCCGCGTTGCCGGGCAGCCCAAGGCCGCGCCCGCCGTGACCCGTGCCGTCGCCGTGGTTCGCGCCGCCTATCCGGAGCAGCGCCTGACCGTGGAAGGCAAGTACGTCAACCCGGACAAGACCGCGCTGGACCGCCACGAGGCGGAGCGCGTCCGCGTGAAGGCCGCGCTGGCCCTGCGTACCCCGGAACGCCTGTGGGCACTGCCCATGGCCCGGCCCGTGCCGGGCGACGTATCCAGCCTGTTCGGCCTGCGCCGGGTGTTCAACGGCGAACCACGCGCGCCGCATCGCGGGCTGGACCTGCGCGGCGAGGCGGGCGAGCTGGTGAAGGCCTGTGCGGCGGGGCGGGTGGTGCTGGCCGAGAATCATTATTTTGCCGGAAATTCCGTGTACATCGACCACGGCATGGGCGTGGTCAGCATGTATTTTCACCTGCTTGCCATGGATGTGGCCCCCGGCCAGATGGTGGCGCGGGACCAGGTCATCGGCAAGGTAGGCAGTACGGGGCGGGTCACCGGGCCGCACCTGCATTTCGGCATGGCGGTGCTTGGCGACATGGTGGACCCTCAGGTATTGCTGGACAACGCGCCCGCGAACACGGGCGCGAGCACACGGGAGTAA
- a CDS encoding exodeoxyribonuclease VII small subunit has protein sequence MEQAVATVDYEAAMARLQEVVAALEAGDLPLERSVALYKEGLGLSRACRDRLRTARNEIRLFTEGGLKDFEGVRDDADAE, from the coding sequence GTGGAACAGGCCGTGGCCACGGTGGATTACGAAGCCGCAATGGCCCGCCTGCAAGAGGTGGTGGCCGCGCTGGAAGCGGGCGATCTGCCGCTGGAGCGCAGCGTGGCCCTGTACAAGGAAGGGCTGGGCCTGTCCCGCGCCTGCCGCGACCGGCTGCGCACGGCCCGCAACGAGATACGCCTGTTCACCGAAGGCGGCCTGAAGGATTTTGAAGGGGTGAGGGACGATGCTGACGCCGAGTGA
- a CDS encoding polyprenyl synthetase family protein — MLTPSEIKTRLRDAAAGVERYLAACLADRGIPARLRASMEYSLNAGGKRVRPVLCLTTAALFGLPTERVMPFAAAIEMIHTYSLIHDDLPAMDDDDLRRGKPSNHKMFDEATAILAGDGLLTDAFDFMAGVGAGVAAAAGDENGGNAAIPAANVLAALRAVARAAGASGMVGGQGLDMEYTGRTGVTLEEMAAMHAMKTGALLRASCLSGALLAGADADAQARIADYGAHIGAAFQIVDDILDEVGDEAEIGKPVGSDAEQGKTTYPSLLGVERSRALAHERADAAIERLSPYTGPDADFLRSLASYIVDRAS, encoded by the coding sequence ATGCTGACGCCGAGTGAGATCAAGACCCGCCTGCGCGACGCTGCCGCCGGGGTGGAACGCTACCTGGCCGCGTGCCTGGCCGACCGGGGCATTCCCGCACGGCTGCGCGCCTCCATGGAATACAGCCTGAACGCTGGCGGCAAGCGGGTGCGGCCTGTGCTGTGCCTGACCACCGCCGCGCTGTTCGGCCTGCCCACGGAACGGGTGATGCCCTTTGCCGCCGCCATAGAAATGATCCACACCTATTCGCTCATCCACGACGACCTGCCCGCCATGGACGACGACGACCTGCGGCGCGGCAAGCCCTCTAACCACAAGATGTTCGATGAAGCCACGGCCATTCTGGCCGGTGACGGCCTGCTCACCGACGCCTTCGATTTCATGGCGGGCGTCGGGGCCGGCGTCGCGGCAGCAGCAGGTGACGAAAACGGCGGCAACGCCGCCATCCCCGCCGCCAACGTGCTGGCGGCCCTGCGCGCCGTGGCCCGCGCCGCCGGTGCCTCCGGCATGGTGGGCGGTCAGGGGCTGGACATGGAATACACTGGCCGCACGGGCGTGACTCTGGAAGAAATGGCCGCCATGCACGCCATGAAGACCGGGGCGCTGCTGCGCGCGTCGTGCCTGTCCGGCGCGCTGCTGGCAGGTGCCGACGCCGACGCGCAGGCCCGCATCGCCGACTACGGCGCGCACATCGGCGCGGCCTTCCAGATCGTGGACGACATCCTCGACGAGGTGGGCGACGAGGCGGAAATCGGCAAGCCCGTGGGCAGCGACGCGGAGCAGGGCAAGACCACCTATCCTTCGCTGCTGGGCGTGGAGCGCAGCCGCGCCCTGGCCCATGAACGGGCCGACGCGGCCATCGAACGGCTGTCGCCTTACACCGGTCCGGACGCAGATTTCCTGCGCAGCCTGGCGAGCTATATCGTCGATCGCGCTTCGTAG